The following proteins come from a genomic window of Dehalococcoidia bacterium:
- a CDS encoding phosphotransferase, whose translation GLGFAGRVVRLKLRYEHGAPEPGRSMIGKFAAPLASARELLNDFGGYQREVRFYAELAGNTGLPAPACYYHAYDSRNGTFVLLLEDLAASRLGDQVTGASYEEAEFVVSHLARFHARWWNDASLLELPWAQPSRAAIEKLPDLFERGLGPLRETMTGRFEDVMRLVQRLRPLVPELAQMYGSQFPPRPYTLVHGDMRMDNLFFPVEGRGRFAVVDWQGAAIGSPGNELAYFLILSLPVAVRRQHEASLIARYHSELVAYGVRDYPLQALKRDYDRGILIQLLGLPVLSGNLDFSSERGQALATAALERLSAAAADLKAARIITVLTWVLRLQRLGRAIRRRLPSMRRRG comes from the coding sequence GGCCTCGGGTTCGCTGGCCGCGTCGTGCGCCTCAAACTCCGCTATGAGCACGGAGCCCCGGAACCGGGCAGGAGCATGATCGGCAAATTCGCCGCCCCCCTGGCGAGCGCCCGGGAGCTGCTCAATGACTTCGGCGGTTACCAGCGCGAGGTCCGCTTCTACGCCGAGCTCGCTGGCAACACCGGCCTGCCGGCGCCCGCGTGCTACTACCACGCTTATGACTCGCGTAACGGCACCTTCGTGCTGTTGCTCGAGGACCTCGCGGCCTCCAGGCTTGGGGACCAGGTCACCGGCGCGAGCTACGAGGAGGCGGAATTCGTCGTCTCCCACCTCGCCCGCTTCCACGCCCGCTGGTGGAACGACGCCTCGCTGCTGGAGCTCCCCTGGGCGCAACCCTCCCGCGCGGCCATCGAGAAGCTGCCGGACCTCTTCGAGCGCGGGCTCGGGCCGCTGCGTGAGACGATGACGGGGCGCTTCGAGGACGTGATGCGGCTCGTCCAGAGGCTACGGCCGTTGGTGCCGGAGCTGGCCCAGATGTACGGCAGCCAGTTCCCGCCCAGGCCCTACACCCTGGTCCACGGCGATATGCGCATGGACAATCTCTTCTTCCCAGTCGAAGGCCGCGGCCGCTTCGCGGTCGTGGACTGGCAGGGCGCCGCCATCGGTTCGCCGGGTAACGAACTGGCCTACTTCCTGATCCTCAGCCTGCCTGTCGCGGTGCGCCGCCAGCACGAGGCTTCCCTGATCGCCCGTTATCACTCGGAGCTCGTCGCATACGGAGTCAGGGATTACCCTCTGCAGGCCCTGAAGCGCGACTACGACCGTGGCATTCTCATCCAACTGCTCGGCCTGCCGGTCCTGAGCGGCAACCTGGACTTCAGCTCCGAGCGGGGACAAGCTCTCGCCACCGCTGCCCTCGAACGCCTCAGCGCCGCGGCCGCGGACCTCAAGGCGGCCCGGATCATCACGGTCCTCACCTGGGTGCTCCGTCTTCAGCGCCTCGGCAGGGCGATCCGCCGGCGGCTGCCCTCTATGCGTCGCCGCGGCTGA
- a CDS encoding methyltransferase, translating to MRTQVIRERVRGFDLTLETQPGVFAHRGLDPGTRLLIETMRVSPAARVLDLGCGYGAIGIVAAKLATKGHVVLVDSDIRATRLAERNLALNGVTNAEVVLGDGVHDLPRGARFDIVASNPPTHSGREVLDDMVAGAYAVLKPHGRLYMVVNRLLSLRREVGAVFGNVEIAARWKGYIVVEAAKAPAHTRD from the coding sequence GTGCGGACGCAGGTCATTCGGGAACGGGTGCGCGGCTTCGACCTGACGCTGGAGACCCAGCCCGGGGTGTTCGCGCACCGTGGCCTCGACCCCGGGACGCGCCTGCTGATCGAGACGATGCGGGTGTCGCCCGCCGCACGCGTGCTGGATCTGGGCTGCGGCTACGGCGCCATCGGCATCGTGGCTGCAAAGCTGGCGACGAAGGGACACGTGGTTCTGGTGGACAGCGACATCAGGGCGACGCGGCTGGCGGAGCGAAACCTGGCGCTCAACGGCGTGACGAACGCCGAAGTCGTGCTCGGCGACGGAGTCCATGACCTGCCCCGCGGCGCCCGCTTCGACATCGTCGCCTCCAACCCGCCGACGCACTCGGGCCGGGAGGTCCTGGACGACATGGTCGCCGGCGCCTATGCAGTGCTCAAGCCGCACGGGCGGCTCTACATGGTCGTCAACAGGCTCCTGAGCCTCCGCCGCGAGGTCGGCGCGGTATTCGGGAACGTCGAGATCGCCGCGCGCTGGAAAGGGTACATCGTGGTGGAGGCGGCGAAGGCCCCAGCGCATACTCGCGACTGA
- the selB gene encoding selenocysteine-specific translation elongation factor — MFVIGTAGHVDHGKSTLVRALTGIDPDRLQEEKDRGMTIDLGFAWLDLGPGEDGAGALGEVSIVDVPGHERFIKNMLAGAGGIDLALLVVAADEGVMPQTREHLAILDLLGVRQGVVALTKSDLVEKDWLELVAVEVEETLEGTTLEGSPVVPCSGATGEGLPALVDAVRAALARTPPKRDMGRPRLPIDRAFTVAGFGTVVTGTLIDGSLQVGDEVEVVPAFEGGHLTALRSRVRGLQSHRHAVKQARPGTRTAINLAGIDVEDLSRGQVVARPGWLRPTFAVDVRLRALRSLPRPLRHNLNVSFHSGAAEAPAKLRLLESDQLAPGAEGWAQVRLARPMALVSGDRFVVRDANDTLGGGVIVATQAKRHPRRRQQVFDQLERLSRGSPEDALLAALARGQPAEPEALIAASEAGPEQARASLAGLIAAGRVVELRAEGATFVCTAEYLDSLRDRVTAEAEAYQREHPLRSGIPREELRSRLELPARVFAALVAALVESGALAEKGAALSTPGWTPRLTAAEQARADAYLRALRATPYSPPVAEEVPDELVAYLAAQGLVVDVGAGIVFDAAAYAEMVDRIVAKMREDGTITLAAVRDLFGTSRRYAQALLEHLDQRRITVRRGDERVLGRAAEALRS; from the coding sequence ATGTTCGTAATCGGGACCGCCGGCCACGTCGACCACGGCAAGTCCACGCTCGTCCGGGCCCTCACCGGAATCGACCCCGACCGCCTACAGGAGGAGAAGGACCGGGGCATGACGATCGACCTTGGCTTCGCCTGGCTCGACCTGGGCCCGGGCGAAGACGGCGCCGGCGCCCTCGGTGAGGTCAGCATCGTCGACGTCCCCGGCCACGAGCGCTTCATCAAGAACATGCTCGCCGGCGCCGGCGGCATCGACCTCGCGCTGCTGGTCGTGGCGGCAGACGAAGGCGTCATGCCCCAGACGCGCGAGCACCTCGCGATCCTGGACCTGCTTGGCGTGCGCCAGGGCGTCGTCGCCCTCACGAAGAGCGACCTGGTGGAGAAAGACTGGCTCGAACTGGTGGCCGTGGAGGTCGAGGAGACTCTGGAGGGCACTACGCTCGAAGGCTCCCCGGTAGTGCCCTGCTCTGGAGCCACCGGCGAAGGCCTGCCAGCCCTCGTGGACGCGGTCCGGGCAGCCCTGGCGAGGACGCCGCCAAAGCGCGACATGGGCCGGCCCCGCCTGCCCATCGACCGTGCGTTTACGGTCGCGGGCTTCGGGACCGTGGTCACCGGCACGCTTATCGACGGCTCCCTGCAGGTCGGGGACGAGGTCGAAGTGGTGCCGGCCTTCGAGGGCGGACACCTCACGGCGCTGAGGTCCCGGGTGCGTGGCCTCCAGAGCCACCGCCATGCGGTCAAGCAAGCGCGCCCGGGCACCCGCACGGCCATAAACCTGGCTGGCATCGATGTCGAAGACCTCTCGCGCGGCCAGGTTGTGGCGCGGCCGGGCTGGCTGCGCCCCACTTTCGCGGTGGACGTCCGGCTGCGCGCGCTGAGGTCGCTCCCGCGGCCGCTGCGGCACAACCTCAACGTCTCCTTCCACAGCGGCGCCGCGGAGGCCCCCGCGAAGCTGCGCCTGCTGGAGTCGGACCAACTCGCGCCGGGAGCCGAGGGCTGGGCGCAGGTGCGCCTTGCCCGGCCCATGGCACTGGTCTCGGGCGACCGCTTCGTGGTCCGTGACGCCAACGACACGCTCGGTGGCGGCGTCATCGTCGCCACGCAGGCAAAGCGCCATCCCCGGCGCAGACAGCAGGTCTTCGACCAGCTCGAGCGCCTGAGCCGCGGCTCACCCGAGGACGCCCTGCTCGCCGCGCTCGCCCGCGGCCAGCCCGCCGAGCCGGAGGCGCTGATCGCGGCCTCGGAGGCAGGGCCGGAGCAGGCGCGCGCCTCCCTGGCGGGCCTGATCGCCGCCGGGCGAGTCGTCGAGCTCCGTGCCGAAGGCGCCACTTTCGTGTGCACGGCGGAGTACCTGGACTCTCTGCGCGACAGGGTCACCGCCGAGGCAGAGGCCTACCAGCGGGAGCACCCGCTCCGGAGCGGCATCCCTCGCGAGGAGCTGCGCAGCCGCCTCGAACTCCCGGCCCGCGTCTTCGCCGCGCTCGTCGCGGCCCTCGTCGAGTCCGGAGCCCTGGCGGAGAAGGGCGCCGCGCTCTCGACGCCGGGCTGGACGCCTCGCCTTACCGCCGCCGAGCAGGCCCGGGCTGACGCCTACCTGCGCGCCCTGCGCGCCACACCGTATTCCCCGCCGGTCGCCGAAGAGGTCCCCGACGAGCTTGTCGCCTATCTCGCCGCCCAGGGCCTCGTAGTCGACGTGGGCGCCGGCATCGTCTTCGACGCCGCCGCTTACGCGGAGATGGTCGACCGCATCGTCGCAAAGATGCGCGAAGACGGGACGATTACGCTGGCCGCGGTCCGCGACCTCTTCGGGACGTCCCGGCGCTACGCGCAGGCCCTCCTGGAGCACCTGGACCAGCGGCGGATCACGGTCCGCCGCGGTGACGAGCGTGTCCTCGGCCGCGCCGCCGAGGCGCTGCGGTCATGA
- a CDS encoding 3-keto-5-aminohexanoate cleavage protein produces the protein MSGAPVLVKACLNGARPAGSHPALPVTPEQLAAAARAAQAAGAGAVHIHPRDPSGRESLAAADVGAALRAVRAACPGLPVGVTTGAWIVSDAGLRRDLVSAWTEMPDFASVNWREEGAEDLAGLLLERGVGVEAGLFTLEDAFAFRSSPIAPACLRALVEVRRVEEQEPIALAAAMDAALVDLGIDVLHHGFGQDTWGVLEAALRLGRDIRIGLEDTFTLPDGATAPDNAALVRAACDLARSLGRLPSS, from the coding sequence ATGAGCGGGGCGCCGGTCCTGGTCAAGGCATGCCTCAACGGCGCTCGGCCCGCCGGCTCCCATCCGGCGCTGCCGGTAACGCCGGAGCAACTGGCGGCAGCCGCCAGGGCGGCACAGGCCGCGGGCGCCGGAGCGGTGCACATCCACCCCCGCGACCCGTCCGGCCGCGAGAGCCTGGCGGCAGCCGATGTCGGCGCCGCGCTGCGAGCCGTGCGCGCGGCTTGCCCCGGCTTGCCCGTCGGCGTCACCACGGGCGCCTGGATCGTGAGCGACGCCGGGCTGCGGCGCGACCTTGTGTCCGCCTGGACCGAAATGCCGGACTTCGCCTCGGTGAACTGGCGAGAGGAGGGCGCCGAGGACCTTGCTGGACTGCTCCTCGAGCGCGGCGTCGGCGTGGAGGCGGGGCTCTTCACCCTGGAGGACGCCTTCGCTTTCCGGAGCAGCCCCATTGCGCCGGCTTGCCTCCGCGCCCTGGTCGAGGTACGCCGGGTCGAGGAGCAGGAGCCCATCGCGCTCGCGGCGGCGATGGACGCTGCCCTGGTCGACCTTGGAATCGACGTCCTGCATCACGGTTTCGGGCAGGACACCTGGGGCGTGCTCGAGGCCGCCCTGCGCCTCGGCCGCGACATCCGCATCGGCCTCGAGGACACCTTCACGCTGCCGGACGGCGCCACGGCGCCGGACAACGCCGCCCTGGTGCGCGCGGCCTGCGACCTCGCACGCAGCCTCGGCCGGCTGCCTTCATCGTAG
- a CDS encoding MFS transporter translates to MAEIAVAPPRRNRLLLAQWSELLENDSFRRFFLMRLAATGAVNALSYALLVFTVRESTSALATGGLLLTVLVPSAMLGAVAGSAVDRLPRGLILFASNLLRALLMFALIGAKDSLASIYLVGLALGVISQFAVPAESAVLPHIVRQDKLTAANSFLSLGSLATQVAGMLIVAPALLKTTDGDPLLFLLLALFVFAAAIITVIPQFHFSFAAEHRHGLTLRAARRQFAEGWMTMARDPVAYLSLVLSVVASVSTLVVATLLPKFSDRVLHIPPENIVFVLAPVAIGIFLGLRSVEWLADRFNKMVTISGAYLLMAATLMLLGLVPATAAAIVDSDPLGMFSRTPLNDQSARIAVTVLHGSVYGFAVTVVGTMGKVLLNERVPVEMQGRIFAAQSVLSNLAAIPPVLAGGLLADAVGVEPVLIAAGCVALAAAVWSRAQGSKVVPAGAL, encoded by the coding sequence ATGGCAGAGATAGCCGTCGCCCCGCCGAGACGAAACCGCCTCCTGCTTGCGCAGTGGTCTGAGCTGCTCGAAAACGACTCTTTCCGGCGCTTCTTCCTGATGCGCCTGGCCGCGACGGGCGCCGTCAACGCCCTCAGCTACGCCCTGCTCGTCTTCACCGTGCGCGAGTCTACGAGCGCGCTCGCCACAGGCGGCCTGCTCCTCACGGTGCTCGTCCCGTCGGCCATGCTCGGAGCCGTCGCGGGGTCTGCCGTCGACCGCCTCCCGCGCGGCCTCATCCTCTTCGCCTCGAACCTCCTGCGGGCCCTGCTGATGTTCGCGCTCATCGGCGCCAAGGACTCGCTCGCCTCGATCTACCTTGTTGGCCTCGCGCTTGGCGTGATCTCGCAGTTCGCCGTGCCGGCTGAGAGCGCCGTCCTGCCCCACATCGTCCGCCAGGACAAGCTGACGGCGGCGAACTCGTTCCTCAGCCTGGGCTCGCTTGCCACCCAGGTTGCCGGCATGCTGATCGTCGCGCCGGCGCTCCTGAAGACGACCGACGGCGACCCGCTGCTCTTTCTGCTCCTGGCGCTCTTCGTCTTCGCGGCCGCGATCATCACCGTGATCCCGCAGTTCCACTTCAGCTTCGCCGCCGAGCACCGTCACGGCCTCACGTTGAGGGCGGCCCGGCGCCAGTTTGCGGAGGGCTGGATGACCATGGCGCGGGACCCAGTCGCCTACTTGAGCCTCGTGCTGTCGGTCGTCGCTAGCGTTTCGACCCTGGTCGTCGCCACCCTGCTGCCGAAGTTCTCGGACCGGGTCCTTCACATCCCGCCCGAGAACATCGTCTTCGTCCTCGCGCCGGTCGCGATCGGCATCTTTCTGGGGCTGCGCAGCGTGGAATGGCTCGCCGACCGCTTCAACAAAATGGTGACAATCAGCGGCGCCTACCTCCTGATGGCAGCGACGCTGATGCTCCTGGGGCTCGTGCCCGCAACAGCCGCAGCGATCGTGGACTCCGACCCCCTCGGCATGTTCAGCCGGACGCCCCTCAACGACCAGTCTGCCCGCATCGCCGTAACGGTGCTGCACGGGAGCGTCTACGGCTTCGCCGTCACGGTGGTCGGCACGATGGGCAAGGTGCTGCTGAACGAGCGTGTGCCAGTCGAGATGCAGGGCCGCATTTTCGCCGCCCAGTCAGTGCTCTCGAACCTCGCGGCGATCCCGCCCGTGCTCGCCGGCGGGCTCCTCGCCGACGCCGTCGGTGTGGAGCCCGTGCTGATCGCTGCCGGCTGCGTGGCCCTGGCAGCCGCTGTTTGGTCCCGCGCCCAGGGCAGCAAGGTGGTCCCCGCCGGCGCTCTCTAG
- a CDS encoding bifunctional nuclease family protein, with translation MIEMTIEAVRVSMQNLARVLILKEKYGEHYLVIWIGPAEAEAIAMKLGEAQTPRPMTHDLLRSVIDSLGAQVSHILVNDISNDTFFARIVLDSNGKTLEIDSRVSDAVALAVRAQVPIYAEESVLERAGLLIDQEPEGSLTAVSSEPISRVAPEELEKMSAFKDFIEGLDLDDFDKRK, from the coding sequence ATGATCGAGATGACGATCGAAGCCGTGCGAGTAAGCATGCAGAACCTGGCCCGCGTCCTCATCCTCAAAGAGAAATATGGCGAGCACTACCTCGTCATCTGGATCGGGCCAGCCGAGGCAGAAGCGATCGCCATGAAGTTGGGGGAGGCGCAGACTCCGCGGCCGATGACCCATGACCTTCTGCGCAGCGTCATCGACAGCCTTGGGGCCCAGGTCAGCCACATCCTCGTCAACGACATCTCGAACGATACCTTCTTCGCCCGCATCGTCCTGGACAGCAACGGCAAGACCCTGGAGATCGACTCTCGCGTGAGCGACGCTGTCGCCCTTGCCGTCCGCGCCCAGGTGCCGATTTACGCCGAGGAGTCCGTCCTCGAGCGCGCCGGCCTGCTCATCGACCAGGAGCCGGAGGGCAGCCTCACGGCCGTCAGCAGCGAGCCCATCTCCCGCGTCGCCCCCGAGGAACTCGAGAAGATGTCCGCCTTCAAGGACTTCATCGAAGGCCTCGACCTCGACGACTTCGACAAGCGCAAGTAG
- a CDS encoding TIGR00725 family protein, with amino-acid sequence MIIGVIGGEDCDETTLRDAEQVGRELALRGHVLVCGGRGGVMEAACRGARAEGGHTIGLLPGEDRSQANAYVEFPIVTGVGRARNLAIVLTSDALIAIDGAYGTLSEIAFAHQYGKPVVGLRTWTLSLAGVEDQTMLRASTPVEAVEMAVQAAQKTLVP; translated from the coding sequence GTGATCATCGGCGTCATCGGCGGCGAGGACTGTGACGAGACGACCCTGAGGGACGCCGAACAGGTGGGCCGCGAGCTGGCGCTGCGCGGCCACGTCCTGGTCTGCGGCGGTCGCGGCGGGGTCATGGAGGCGGCCTGCAGAGGGGCCCGCGCCGAAGGCGGCCATACGATCGGCCTGCTGCCCGGGGAAGACCGCAGCCAGGCGAACGCCTATGTCGAGTTCCCCATCGTCACCGGCGTCGGGCGGGCACGCAACCTCGCCATCGTCCTCACGTCCGACGCCCTGATAGCGATCGACGGCGCCTACGGCACGCTGTCCGAGATCGCCTTCGCGCACCAGTACGGCAAGCCCGTCGTGGGCCTGCGCACGTGGACGCTGTCCCTGGCGGGCGTCGAGGACCAGACGATGCTGCGCGCCTCGACGCCGGTGGAGGCTGTCGAGATGGCAGTACAGGCGGCGCAGAAGACACTCGTGCCCTAA
- the eno gene encoding phosphopyruvate hydratase, which yields MPDDRIVSVHAREILDSRGNPTLEVEVRLQDGSVGRAAVPSGASTGTHEAHELRDGDPARYGGKGVRRAVQNVNTEIARAIHNGSAGDQEGLDRRLCELDGTPNKGRLGANAILGVSLAAAHAAAASRKQPLYAYLGGERADLLPLPLFNVLNGGKHAERSTDFQEFMLAPVGIPTFGDALRAGAEIYQTLKRLLHDRGLSTTVGDEGGFAPSLGSNVAAVELLVEAIAAAGYKPGDQVALALDPATSELYRDGRYHLPSEGRSLTSAEMVELWADWCRRYPIVSIEDGLAEDDWYGWRLLTQRLGAEVQLVGDDLLVTNLERLNRAIETRAANAILVKVNQIGTLSEAIAATERALSEGWGAVVSHRSAETDDTTIADLAVAVGCGQIKTGAPARGERVAKYNRLLRIEEELGPRARYAGGSKLAGRG from the coding sequence ATGCCCGACGACCGCATCGTGTCCGTCCACGCGCGTGAGATACTCGACAGCCGCGGCAACCCCACCCTCGAGGTAGAAGTCAGGCTGCAGGACGGGTCGGTCGGCCGGGCCGCGGTCCCGTCCGGGGCAAGCACCGGGACGCACGAGGCGCATGAGCTGCGGGACGGCGACCCGGCGCGCTACGGCGGGAAGGGAGTGCGCCGGGCGGTCCAGAATGTGAACACCGAGATCGCCCGCGCCATCCACAATGGCTCCGCGGGCGACCAGGAAGGGCTCGACCGGCGCCTGTGCGAACTCGACGGTACGCCGAACAAGGGCCGTCTCGGCGCCAACGCCATCCTCGGCGTCTCGTTGGCTGCCGCTCACGCAGCCGCGGCAAGCCGCAAGCAGCCTCTCTACGCCTACCTCGGCGGCGAGCGTGCGGACCTGCTGCCCCTGCCGCTCTTCAACGTCCTGAACGGCGGCAAGCACGCGGAGCGCAGCACAGACTTCCAGGAATTCATGCTCGCCCCCGTGGGCATCCCTACGTTCGGCGACGCCCTGCGCGCCGGCGCCGAGATCTACCAGACCCTGAAGCGCCTGCTGCACGACCGCGGCCTCAGCACGACCGTCGGAGACGAGGGCGGCTTCGCGCCCTCGCTCGGGAGCAACGTTGCCGCGGTCGAACTGCTCGTCGAAGCGATCGCCGCAGCGGGATACAAGCCCGGCGACCAGGTTGCCCTCGCCCTGGACCCGGCAACCAGCGAACTCTACCGCGATGGCCGCTACCACCTCCCTAGCGAGGGCCGGAGCCTGACGAGCGCCGAGATGGTGGAACTGTGGGCCGATTGGTGCCGGCGCTACCCGATCGTCAGTATCGAGGACGGGTTGGCGGAGGACGACTGGTATGGCTGGAGGCTCCTCACCCAGCGCCTCGGCGCAGAGGTGCAGCTCGTCGGCGACGACCTGCTGGTCACGAACCTCGAGCGGCTCAACCGCGCGATCGAGACGCGCGCGGCGAACGCGATCCTGGTGAAGGTGAACCAGATCGGGACGCTCTCGGAGGCCATAGCGGCGACAGAGCGGGCGCTCTCGGAGGGCTGGGGCGCGGTCGTCAGCCACCGCAGCGCCGAGACCGACGACACGACGATCGCGGACCTGGCGGTCGCGGTGGGCTGCGGCCAGATCAAGACCGGCGCGCCGGCCCGCGGAGAGCGCGTCGCCAAGTACAACCGCCTGCTCCGCATCGAAGAGGAGCTCGGGCCGCGGGCGCGGTATGCTGGCGGCAGCAAGCTGGCCGGAAGAGGCTGA
- a CDS encoding type II toxin-antitoxin system HicB family antitoxin, protein MITKYLQEAMKRAHYELMEDGQFWGEIEGFDGLWGSGRTLEECREDLQGALEGWLLLKLWDHDDDIPVLGRLTLYPRKASLSKPVAPADSSRTRRAS, encoded by the coding sequence ATGATCACGAAGTATCTGCAGGAAGCCATGAAGCGGGCCCACTACGAGCTGATGGAGGATGGTCAGTTCTGGGGGGAAATAGAGGGCTTTGACGGGCTTTGGGGGAGCGGCAGGACGCTGGAGGAGTGCCGCGAAGACCTTCAAGGCGCGCTCGAAGGCTGGCTGCTCCTGAAACTCTGGGACCACGATGATGACATCCCCGTCCTCGGCCGGTTGACCCTCTACCCACGTAAAGCCTCGCTCTCGAAGCCAGTTGCGCCGGCTGACTCATCGCGAACTCGTCGGGCGTCTTAG
- a CDS encoding type II toxin-antitoxin system HicA family toxin yields MGFSGPRGGGDHLYMQRGALKVPVPNPHGSSFSVALIRRIVRRAGITPEEWDSLDRR; encoded by the coding sequence TTGGGCTTCAGCGGCCCCAGGGGCGGAGGCGACCACCTCTACATGCAACGCGGTGCCTTGAAGGTCCCGGTCCCAAATCCTCACGGGAGCTCCTTCTCGGTGGCACTCATTAGAAGGATCGTTCGTCGCGCCGGAATTACGCCCGAGGAGTGGGACTCCCTGGACCGCCGATGA
- a CDS encoding HNH endonuclease, whose amino-acid sequence MSNSAVLVLNQNYEPLNVCNARRAFVLVDRGKAEVIEHGEGALRSAFQSFPLPSVIRLIYMIRRPRPQMRLTRREVFVRDHYTCQYCGKQTRDLTIDHVIPRHRGGKHTWDNLVSACRQCNHRKAGLTPAEAKMKLLKEPSRPPASSYYVFYHYLEAQEEWRKFIPGWERVEAAVAGS is encoded by the coding sequence ATGAGCAACTCAGCGGTACTCGTTCTCAACCAGAACTACGAGCCGCTGAACGTGTGCAACGCCCGGCGGGCGTTCGTGCTCGTCGACCGCGGCAAGGCAGAAGTAATCGAGCACGGCGAGGGCGCCCTGCGCAGCGCCTTCCAGTCCTTTCCGCTGCCCTCGGTGATCAGGCTCATCTACATGATCCGACGCCCGCGGCCGCAAATGCGCCTGACGCGGCGCGAGGTCTTCGTCCGCGACCACTACACCTGCCAGTACTGCGGCAAGCAGACCAGGGACCTCACGATCGACCACGTGATCCCGCGGCACCGCGGCGGCAAGCACACCTGGGACAACCTCGTCTCCGCCTGCCGCCAGTGCAACCACCGCAAGGCCGGCCTCACGCCCGCGGAGGCCAAGATGAAGCTCCTGAAGGAGCCATCGCGCCCGCCCGCCAGCTCCTACTACGTCTTCTACCATTACCTGGAGGCGCAGGAGGAGTGGCGGAAGTTCATCCCCGGGTGGGAGCGGGTGGAGGCTGCGGTAGCAGGCTCATAG
- the gap gene encoding type I glyceraldehyde-3-phosphate dehydrogenase — MAVKVGINGFGRIGRQVLRTIRERHPGELQVVAINDLVDTETNAHLLKYDTNYGRFPGEVRAVDGGLQIDNDFIRVYAERDPAKIPWAEAGVEIVIESTGFFTDATQAVAHKHDSVKKVIISAPAKNEDVTIVLGVNDEKYDPGKHHVISNASCTTNGLAPPVKVLVEEFGLAKGQMTTVHSYTNSQMILDRAGPKDLREARAGAVNIVPTSTGAARALRLVIPEVDGILDGLAYRVPTPTVSVVEVVGLVKRPTNRDEVNAALRHWSKERMKGILDITEDPVVSMDMKGNEHSSIIDGLSTNVVAGDLVKVVSWYDNEWGYACRLADLTALVARKGW; from the coding sequence GTGGCAGTCAAGGTCGGCATCAACGGCTTCGGCCGCATCGGCAGGCAGGTGCTCCGCACGATCCGCGAACGCCACCCGGGCGAGCTCCAGGTGGTGGCCATCAATGACCTTGTGGACACGGAGACCAACGCCCACCTCCTGAAGTACGACACCAACTACGGCCGCTTCCCGGGCGAAGTGCGCGCCGTCGACGGCGGCCTCCAGATCGACAACGACTTCATCCGCGTCTACGCCGAGCGCGACCCGGCGAAGATCCCCTGGGCCGAAGCCGGCGTCGAGATCGTCATCGAGTCGACGGGCTTCTTCACCGACGCCACCCAGGCCGTGGCGCACAAGCACGACAGCGTGAAGAAGGTGATCATCAGCGCGCCCGCGAAGAACGAGGACGTGACCATCGTCCTCGGCGTGAACGACGAGAAGTACGACCCCGGCAAGCACCACGTGATCTCGAACGCCTCCTGCACCACCAACGGCCTGGCGCCGCCGGTGAAGGTCCTGGTCGAGGAGTTCGGGCTGGCGAAGGGCCAGATGACGACCGTGCACTCCTACACGAACTCGCAGATGATCCTGGACCGGGCCGGCCCCAAGGACCTGCGCGAGGCCCGCGCCGGCGCCGTGAACATCGTCCCGACCTCCACCGGCGCCGCCAGGGCCCTGCGCCTCGTCATCCCCGAGGTCGACGGCATCCTGGACGGCCTCGCCTACCGCGTGCCGACGCCGACCGTGTCGGTGGTGGAGGTAGTCGGGCTTGTGAAGCGCCCGACGAACCGCGACGAGGTGAACGCCGCCCTGCGCCACTGGTCGAAGGAGCGCATGAAGGGCATCCTCGACATCACCGAAGACCCGGTGGTGTCGATGGACATGAAGGGCAACGAACACTCGTCGATCATCGACGGCCTCTCGACCAACGTCGTCGCCGGCGACCTCGTGAAGGTCGTGTCCTGGTACGACAACGAGTGGGGCTACGCCTGCCGCCTCGCGGACTTGACAGCGCTAGTGGCGCGCAAGGGGTGGTAA